AGACCTTTGCTGAAAACAATGCCAGCCAAGAAAGCTGGGGCGGATTACCTCGCCGTGCTGGCTTCTTCACTTGAAAAAGCCGGTCAGGCCGCTGCGGCCAAGTCTATGCTCCGCCATCACCTGGACCGGCCCCGTTTTGATCCCTCGGCGAAAACGGAGTATGAACTTCTGAAGCAGATCCGCAATCTGGGCCAGATGGATGCTTCCCAGCAAAAAGCGGCCAAGGATTACTTGATAGCGAAGCCTGACCTCGTCTCCAATCTCTGCGAAGCGGCCTCGATTTCCACCGTCAAAAAAGGCAAAACTCCGGGGCCGGTACCCGTCAAAAAACTTGTGGATGAACTGGTGAAACAGGGAAAACGCTATGCCGAGAACTCCAGCCGATAATGACCTGCACGAGTCCCGCCAGGAGCGTGCCATTGAAGATCTGCTGGTGGATTATCCCTATCTCATCGCCAGTCATCTGACACGGCCGAAAAGGCAGTACTATCTCAACGACACCGACCGAATCGACCTCTTTTTTAAAGCGGGCGATGAAGTGTGGATCGCCGAAATCAAGGCGCAGACGTGCACCGTGGCCTGTGTCCGTCAGTTGATGCGGTATGTGCAGCATCTGCTGCCGGCTCATCCGGTGGTGCGTGGTTTATTGATCGGTCCCGGCATCAACTCGGCAGCATCGAAACTGCTTCAAGCTGGCCCCTATGACCTTCGTTTTCTAAAGCTGGATGAAGATGTGCCGAGAAAAATCGTGGTCTGCCGGGATTGTCGAAAAGCCTATGCGGCGAGGCTGGATGTCTGTCCAGACTGCCGCACCAGCCAAGTGATCTACTGAAGGAGGATTAATGCCCGGAAGTGGCCTTCAGCCCCACGATACCGACCAGGATAAGTCCGATGCAGACTAGCCGCATGGCCGTGCGCGGCTCATCAAAAAAGACGATGCCGATGATGGCCGTGCCCACTGCGCCGATGCCAGTCCATACCGCATAGCCAGTGCCGACCGGTAGCGTTTTCAGCGCATGGGACAGCAGGAGCAAACTGGTGATGATCAGCCCTGCCGTGATGAGGCTGGGCCACAGGCGCGTCCAGCCGTGAGTGTATTTGAGGCCGACAGCCCATGCAATTTCCGTCAGTCCTGCCAGAAGAA
The DNA window shown above is from Prosthecobacter fusiformis and carries:
- the sugE gene encoding quaternary ammonium compound efflux SMR transporter SugE, which codes for MAWIYLLLAGLTEIAWAVGLKYTHGWTRLWPSLITAGLIITSLLLLSHALKTLPVGTGYAVWTGIGAVGTAIIGIVFFDEPRTAMRLVCIGLILVGIVGLKATSGH
- a CDS encoding endonuclease NucS domain-containing protein, which encodes MPRTPADNDLHESRQERAIEDLLVDYPYLIASHLTRPKRQYYLNDTDRIDLFFKAGDEVWIAEIKAQTCTVACVRQLMRYVQHLLPAHPVVRGLLIGPGINSAASKLLQAGPYDLRFLKLDEDVPRKIVVCRDCRKAYAARLDVCPDCRTSQVIY